DNA sequence from the Pseudoalteromonas galatheae genome:
TTGCGGCGGCTAAAATGGGTGCTGGGATTTTAGAGTGTGACGTTGCCTTTACCAAAGACAAAGAGCTGGTTTGTCGCCATTCACAATGTGATTTACACACTACAACAAATATTTTAGCAACGTATTTAGGCCAAAAATGTACAACACCATTTGTACCTGGCGATCCTGAAAATGGAATTGCAGCCCAAGCGATGTGTTGTACCAGCGACATTACTTTGGCTGAGTTTAAGACATTAAAAGGTAAAATGGATGCCGCGAACTCAATGGCGACAACCGTAGAGGAATATATGGATGGCACGGCAAATTGGCGCACCGATTTATATTCGAGCCGTGGCACTTTAATGACCCATGCCCAGAGCATTGAGTTATTTAAAAGTTTAGGCGTGAAAATGACACCAGAGCTGAAGACTCCGTCTGTCGCTATGCCTTTTGACGGTTTTACACAAAAAGCCTACGCACAAAAAATGATCGACGAATATAAAGCTGCAAATGTAGATCCAAAAAATGTCTGGGCGCAGTCATTTAATCGGGACGATGTCGTCTATTGGATAAAAGAAAATCCAGAGTTTGGCGCACAGGCGGTGTATTTGGACGACAGATACGAAGCGCAAGCAGCAGATAATGAAACCATGGTATCAGCCGAGCAAATCGTGCATAACCCAGAGCTACTGTCACCAACGATGGAAGAGCTTGCAGCGGATGGCGTTAACATTATCGCACCACCTCTTTGGATGTTATTAACCGAAGAAGGGGGGGAAATCGTACCCTCACCTTATGCCAAAGCTGCAAAAGCCGCAGGGCTTGGGATCATCACTTGGACACTAGAGCGCTCTGGTCACTTAGCCAGTGGCGGTGGCTGGTACTATCAAAGCATCAACGGCAGTCTGTATGGTGAGACGATGATAGATAATGATGGCGATACCTTTAAAGTGCTAGATGTATTGGCCAAAGAGGTTGGCGTACTCGGCGTATTCTCTGATTGGCCTGCAACGACCACTTACTATGCAAGTTGCATGGGCATGCCTGCCAGTATTTAAGCGGTGTTAATTGTGGTAGGAGCGGATTTACTCCGCGATCTTGTCTCTAATGATCGCCGCATAAAGCGGCTCCTACCAAGGATTTGAGATATGGTAGGAGCGGATTTACTCCGCGATCTTATCTCCAATGAACGCCGCCTAAAGCGGCTCCCACCAAGGAATTGAGTATATGGTAGGAGCGAATTTACTTCGCGATCTTATCTCCAATGAACGCCGCCTAAAGTGGCTCCCACCAAGGGGTTGAGTATATGGTAGGAGCGGATTTACTCCGCGATCTTATCTCCAATGAACGCCGCCTAAAGCGGCTCCCACCAAGGAATTGAGTATATGGTAGGAGCGGATTTACTCCGCGATCTTATCTCCAATGAACGCCGCATAAAGCGGCTCCTACCAAGGATTTGAGTATATGGTAGGAGCGGATTTACTCCGCGATCTTAATCTCTAATGATCGCCGCCTAAAGCGGCTCCCACCAAGGAATTGAGTATATGGTAGGAGCGGATTTACTCCGCGCTCTTATCTCCAATGAACGCCGCATAAAGCCGCTCCCACCAAGAGCTTGAATATATGGTAGGAGCGGATTTACTCCGCGATCTTATCTCCAATGAACGCCGCCTAAAGCACCTCCCACCAAGGATTTGAGATATGGTAGGAGCGGATTTACTCCGCGATCTTTTGATTTGGTCCTCACTGTTACTTTGTCAACTCCATTTGTTCCTAATTCTATGCTAGAAGAATCTCAACCCCTGCACTAATCTTTATTGTGAACGCTTTAATAAAGGCTAGAATCATGAAGTTAAACTCTATCCGTATCCTCATGACCACTATCTTTGGTGGTATTGTTGTTTTTGTCGTCATCGTTACCCTTTTAGTTGTCAACATGTATAACGCCTTGCTTGATTTTGAACAAATGGCAGATAACCGATACAAGGCTTACCAACTTGCCGACGAGTTAAGACAAAGCTCCGACGATTTAACACGATTGGGCAGAACCTATGCGGTAACTGGCAACGATAAATACGAAAAGATGTATATGGATGTATTAGCGATTCGTAATGGTGAAAAGGCTAGGCCTGAAGGCTACCATAAAATTTATTGGGATCTGGTGCTTAATTATGGTGAGAAACCAAAACCAGACGGTCAGCGTGAGGTATTACTCGATGCCATGAAAGCGGCAGGGTTTAGCCAAAAGGAGCTCAACTACTTAAGTGAGGCACAAGCCAATTCCGATGGCCTCGTCGCATTAGAAGTTGAAGCCATGAACGCTGTAAAAGGTAAATTTAAAGATAGCGCTGGTAATTACACTATTCAAGGCGAGCCTGATTTGACCAAAGCGGTTAACCTCACGCACAGTGATGATTATCATCGCTATAAAGCCAACATTATGAAACCGGTGGAATCATTTTTCACAGAGCTGGAAAACCGCACTAAACAAAACGTTATACAAGCACACAGTGCTGTGGAGTCTTATGTTTTTTGGGCCATGGTTATGTTAGTCATAACCGTATGCTTCAGTTTATTCGGTGTGTACTTGGTTCGTCGCCGCATCGTAAAACCAATTGAATTACTTGGCAGAACCTTTGAGGAGATAGGTAGTTCAAATGATCTTAGAAAAACGGTAGATGAAAGCGGCGCAACTGAGATTCAGGTGGTAGCCAATATCGTAAATCGGATGCTTAATAGTTTTAAAAACACAGTAACTAATATCGGCTCTGCAGGTGGTGCGATGTCAAAATCTTCCAAAGAGGTGGCGCATTTTATTCGTAGTAACAAAGAGATAGGCGAAGAACAAAACGCTCGCCTCGAAACCATTGCTACTGCCGCGGAAGAAATGACTGCTACACTCAATGAGGTCACCTCAAGTACAGTAAGTACCGCAGACTACGCTAATCAGGTTGAACTTGAAGCGCAGCGTGGAATGGAGGTGATGTCGCAAACCAGCCAACAATTTACCGAATTATCTGCGCGCTTTGACAGAACTGCTAATATTATTTCAGAGTTGACTGAGCAAAGCGATCAGGTGTCAAATGTAGTGAGCGTGATCCAGGCGATTGCAGAGCAAACTAATCTGCTCGCATTAAATGCTGCCATCGAAGCGGCAAGAGCAGGAGAGCAAGGTCGTGGCTTTGCTGTTGTTGCAGATGAAGTAAGAACCCTTGCACAAAGAACCCAAAAATCCACAGAAGAGATTCGTGATATCATCAACCAGCTGCAAACCAAAGCGGGGAGTGCGAATACCGCCATTCAGCAGAGTCAGCATCAAGTGCAAGCGACGGAAGAGCAGGTGATGGTATCTTCCGAAGTGCTCGACAGCATATTTGAAGCTGTAAGTAAAATCAAAGACTTGACTCAAGGTGTTGCTACAGCCTCTCAGGAACAGTTATCGGTGACAGAAGACATTAACACCAATATCAATGGCCTGAGTGATATTTCCAAAGAAGCAATTAAGCGGATGAATGAGTTTATGGCCATTGTTGAGCAGCTAGAGCAAACTAGTCATCGCCTTAACGACAATGCGAGAGAGTTTACTGTTTAGTACTTAAAAAGCGCTTGACGCGCGGGTCTTTTTTCTACTGATCGCCGCGTAAAGCGGCTCCCACCAAGGGCTTGAATATGTCGTAGGAACGGATTTACTCCGCGATTTTTTCTCTAATTATCGCCGCATAAAGCGGCTCTCCACCAAGGTTTTGAATATATGGTAGGAGCGGATTTACTCCGCGATCTCGCCTCTAATTATCACCACCTAAAGCGGCTTCCACCAAGTGTTTGAATATATGGTAGGAGCGGATTTATTCCGCGATCTTAACTCAAATGCTCGCCGCCTAAGGCGCCTCCTATCAAGGGTTTGAATATATGATAGGAGCAGATTTATTCCGAAATTTTGTCTCTAATGCTCGTCGCGTAAAATGCCTCCCACCAAGAGTTTTAATATATGGTAGGAGCGGGTTCACCCCGCGATCTTATCTCCAATGAACGCCGCGTAAAGCGGCTTCCACCAAGAGTTTGAATATATGGTAGGAGCGGATTTACTTCGCGATCTCGCCTCTAATTATCACCACCTAAAGCGGCTTCCACCAAGTGTTTGAATATATGGTAGGAGCGGATTTATTCCGCGCTCTTATCTCAAATGCTCGCCGCCTAAGGCGCCTCCCACCAAGAGGTTAAATATTTGGTAGGAGCCGCTTTACGCGGCGATCTCTTAATAACTGACAAAAAGAAAAATCAATAAACTCACAAAGGCCCTTAAATATGATCTAAATCAAAAATGCAAATGAGATTAATTATCAATTACTTTGACTTTTGTTCAGTTTCCATTTAGAGTACGCGCCAAAATTTACTTTAATGCAATAAATTTTGGGATATTAACAATGATAAACACGCCTTTTAAACGTGGTGTACTCTCTGCTTTGGTGCTGTCTGCCCTTAGCCCAGTTGCTTTTGCTGATTCGATAAAAGCGCAGCCAGACATGGAACACATCGTTGTAACTGCGACTGGTTTTGAGCAAAAAATACCAGAAGCACCTGCGAGTATTTCAGTGATTACCGCTGAAGACATTCAAGCTCAGTCCTATACGACTTTGCTTGATGCCGTAAAGTACCAAGAAGGCGTGGACATTGGCACAACTCGAGATAAAACCGGGCAAGGCAGTGTGAGTATGCGTGGTTTAACAGGTGAATATACGCTACTTCTTATCGACGGTAAGCGTCAAAACAACCACGGTGATATCTACCCAAATAATTTTGGTGGTAACGCGTTTAACCATATTCCACCTAAAAGTGCCATTGAGCGTATTGAAGTCATTAGGGGACCTGCCTCTACACTTTACGGTGCAGATGCGATGGGTGGCGTAATCAACATTATTACTAAAAAGTCAGTAGATGAATGGACCGGCAGTATTGATTTTGGCCGAAGCCTACAAACAAACGACCAGTTTGGTGATGACATTACCACTGACTTCAGTATCTATGGGCCTTTAGTTAAAGGTTTACTCAACTTTTCTGCTCGCGGCAGCATTTATGAGCGTCAAGCCTCAAACCCTGAGTTTTCACCTGCAGTCGATCCAAATGGTGAGCTGCATCATCGTGAACTTGGTTTTGGACGCGGTGGCAAAACAGTAGACAACACTAACACCCAATTGGGTGCAACCTTTGTATTTACGCCAAATGACAACCACACTGTTACTTTTGACTATGATATCTCAAATCAAGAGTATGATAATACGCCAAACTACGACGTTGAGTCGGGCAAAATTACCTATCCGCTTGGCACTAAAGACAACATCGAATCAATCTGGCAAACACGCCGTGGCAAGGTAAACCCGCGCGCAGGTTATGCGGCGGATCAAGAATTCGACAGAAGCTGGTGGTCACTAACACACCAAGGTACGTTTGACGATATCGAAACTTTTGTGTCTTTGGCATTTGTTGATACCGATAACAATGGCCGTACTATGCCGCTTTCTGTTGCAGAGCGTAAACTACTACAAGCCATGTATGATGGCAGTGGTAAATATGCCGATATGGAAGAAGCAGAGCGTAAAGCGCTTGCTGAAAGCACATTCTTACCACGTCCAAAGCGTACACTGAACAGCAACCAATATACGTTAGACGCGCGAGTGGATATTCCTGTTGACGATTTACTTGGCGATCACGTGTTTGTTGTGGGCGGCCAGTGGGTTGATGGTGAATTACAAGATGGCGTATTTGGTATGGAGTCGGGCGTTGATCAAGGCGTTCAGGAACACCAAATGTACTCGCTATTTGTAGAAGATAACTGGCACTTAAGCGATCCGCTAACAGTTACAGTGGGTGTCCGTCACGATAACCACGATGTATTTGGTAGCCAACTTTCTCCGCGTCTATACGGTGTATACGAGCTGTCTGACGATTGGACAGTAAAAGGCGGGATCAGTACAGGTTATAAAACGCCACAAACGACTGACTTATACAATGGTATTACCGGCTTTGGTGGTCAAGGTACGTCACCGTTTGCAGGTAACCCAGATCTTGAACCAGAAACCAGCGTAAACAACGAAGTTGCATTGTATTGGACACACCCAACAGAGAACCACAACTTTAATATCACTTACTTCTCAACGGAGTTTGACGATAAAATCGCCCGTGGTGACACTATCAAGAGTTGCTCTGCAACCAACGGCGCAAAACCATGCGTGAATTTGGGTGTATATGACGAGCTTGGTTACGATACTTATAGCCAAAAAATCAATATCGACAAAGTTGAGATCCAAGGGATTGAACTTGCAGGCCGTTACCAGTTCACTGATGCAGTTTCACTTTACGCAAACTACACCTGGACTGACAGCAAGCAAAAGAGTGGTCCTCAAGAAGGTCAACCATTAACCAATACCGCTGAACACATGGCAAATGCCACGGTAAACTGGCAAGTAACAGACGAGTTCTCACTAACGCTAAATGCTGAAATGCGCTCTGATCGTTACCGTGGCTGGGACAACAACCTAGACAAGGCCATGTACTACAAAAACTACAACCTACTGCACTTAGGTGCTAAATACACCTTTAACGACAATGTTACTGTGTTTGCGCGTATCAATAACTTATTGGATGAAGACTTTACGTCTTATAGCACGGATTACAACGACTTAAACGGTGATGGTAAATACGAATACCTAAGTGGCCGTGGTGTGGTAAGCGAAGTCGTATTTAGCGATGACTACAACGTAAAAGACAAAGCCCGCAATATTTGGTTTGGTGTAAACGTGACGTTTTAATACCCATGTAAAGCATAACTAGATTACAAAACTCAAAGGAGGTGCAATTTGCACCTCTTTTTTATTGCCACTTGTGCAGGACGCAGCGATTATTTCTCTACTTTTTACCTCACTCATAGCAGCGGCTTTATGCGGTGATCTTTTCTACAAAATTATGGTGTGAACCCACTCCAACTGCATATCATTACCGCAAGACAACTCCTCAAATGCCACCGCTGGTAGGAGCCGCTTCACGCGGCGATCTTTTCAACAAAATCGCGGGGTGCACCCACTCCAACCGCATATCATTACCGCAAGACAACTCCTCAAATGCCACCGCTGGTAGGAGCCGCCTTACGCGTCGATCTTTTCTACAAAATTATGGTGTGAACCCACTCCAACCGCATATCATTACCGCAAGACAACGCCTCAAATGCCACCGCCGGTGGGAGCCGCTTTACGCGGCGATCTTTTCAAAAAGGCCCCGCGATCACGCTCTTAACCTCAATCCAACGCGGTCAACGCACGGTAGGTATCATAAGCAAACTGATCAGTCATACCGCTAATAAAATCCTGAATAAGACGGCAGCGGTAATAAAACTCAAAAATCGGCTCAGCTTGCTCAGCCTCACTAAGCTGCGCGACCGTTTCGCGGTATACCGCAACATACTTTTTGGAAATCCGATTAATCAATCGAGACTCTATCGCAAAGTCATGGTCGCTATTTAATGCTGCGTTAAACTCGTCGGCGTGTAAATCAAGCACTCGCTGATATTCGTTCAATATGCTGCTGGTGATCTTATAACCTTGAAGCTCCAACTGCTCGACTTCTTTATTCGAAAATACCTTGTTGGCCGCCACCGTTTTCAATGACTTTACAATGGCATGAAGATGGCTATTATCTTCCAGTAACGAAGCGTTAAAACTCCCTTGGTAGATCGCATCAATATTATCGATAAAACGCGTTTTGGCATGTTCAGCAAGCGGGTGTAGCAACCCCACGCGGAGCCAAATAAAAAATTCATTATCAAAATTCGCCATATGCTTGCTGGCTTTGTCATTGGCATAGTGCAGCTTTTTACTCATAAGCTCTAACAGCTTGTCATCGGTGATCCCAAATCCTGCGGCGATATTTTGATATTCCTCTATTAAACAGCCCGTTAACTCATCTACGCTAATAATGCCTTTTTCTACAGCGTCTTCCATATCAGCAAGGCAATAAGCAATATCGTCAGCCGCTTCCATGATATAAGTCACCGGGTGGCGATTGCCCACTTGTATCTGCAATTTGTCGCACAGCTCACTGACAAAATCACTTTCACTAAAATAGTATCCTGCTTTCTTTTGCAGATAAGATTTATCAATGGCTACGGTTGATTTAGGTGTGGTTGCGCAGCGGGTATATTTCATCACAGTGGCACACTGTGAATAGGTAAGATTAAGGCGAGAAAGCGTATGAATAACGCGAATAGCTTGGGCGTTACCCTCAAAACTACAAATATCGAGCAGTAACTCCATTTCTTGATTCAGCACCGCCAGATCAGACGCCTTGCTCTCCTTTGAGCCATACCTAAGCGCCGCCCGAGCACTTTTTGCAAACTGTTGATGCTGGTTCAAATAGCGTTTAAACCAATCATTGATAGCGGCCTCGCCAAAGTGACCAAATGCAGGGTTACCAATATCGTGCATCAAACAGGCCATTTCAGACAAGGTGACCAAACACTCAGACAAATCCACTTGCTGGCCGTTTTTATCTTCATATTGCAGCAAATCTTGTCTACCTTGCTGCACCAGCGCATCAACAATTTTTTTAGCAATGTAACGGCCGTTTTGTTGCACCTCAAGCGAGTGCGTTAAGCGCGAACGCACCGCCGCATTACGCTCAAGCGGAAACACTTGGGTTTTTTGTTGCAGTCGTCTAAGCGCAGCACTGTTGATAATACGCCCACGGTCGCTCTCAAGGCTACTCGCCTCACTGCCACCGGTATTGTAAGAACGCTCGTTTGTTATTTTATTTTTGAAGTGCATGCCACTTTCCTGTTGAGACTCAAGCTACATTTCCAATGTAGGTGAATGTGGAAAAGTTGTAAACCGAATCGACACCTCGCATAGCCAGCCTACAAGCAAACCTTCATATAAGGTAAGGTAGCGCAGTATCTCTACACCGAACTAACAACAGGCAAAACACCGACTAAGCCAGTAAAGTGATAAAAATAGCTGTAATGTACTGTAATAGGCTAGCTCATCTATATTTGTTATTTTTACCAGTTTGAATTAATCCTAGTTTTAATAGTTTGGCAAAAAATATCTAACACTTTTGTGGCAAAAGCATCGGAATTTGACGCAAATCACTACAAAACTTACGGATTTTCGGGTTTAATACTCTCAGCATTCGTTTACATCTAATTTCAAATGAATATGTACAGCGGTTAAGGATGAAGTAACCGCTCACGAACAGGATCTTTATGCGCTTAAAAGAAGCCCTCAGTGTTTTATCGAAATCATCTGCATACGCAGTCTCGACAGAAAGAAATAATCAAAATCAAACGTTACTTGATGAAGTTAAAGCAGATCTTTACGTAAAAATGCCAATTGAAGCTGAGGTGCAAAAAATCATCTCATCTTTTGGAGCCAATGATAAGAAAGTACTGTTTTTATGTGGTAGTAGCGGCGATGGAAAATCAGAACTATTAACCAAAATAAAACGAGAAAAGAAATTCAGCAATGGTGTGAGATTTCATCTAGATGCAACTCATAGCTTTGATCCGCGAGGTACAGCAATAGATACCTTGGATACGGTTTTTAGTGATTTTGATATTGGTTGCTACCCATTGGTTGTTGGTATCAATACAGGGATGATTGGAAACTACGCTGAAGAGGGGAGCAACGAGCATATAAAAGGTGCGCTTCAGGCTTATATTGCGAACAAAAAAACTGTTTCAAATGACATTTTTTTTGTGAGTTTTGAAGACTATCCAAAGTTTGAGATCAATGAGCAGGAATTTACCTCTGAATTTGCAAAAAATATTCTTGCACGTATTACAAACCAAGATTGTGTTATCTGGCAATTAGTTGAAAAGGAAAAGCAACTCAACAGCCTAAACTCTGACAAGTTGTTGGCCAATTACAACTTGCTATGCCAAGAATCTGTTCAGCAGGTCATAATAGATTTATTATTTAAAGCTCGCTTAATGCGTGATCAGTTTTTAACAGCTCGCGCATTGTTGGATTTTATTCATGAATTATTGCTTGGAGAGAGTTACTTGTTTGATAACTTATTTGCAGGCGGTACTAATGAGTTAGCGAATAAAATAGAACACTTTGATCCAGCCAATTTAAGAACAAAACAAATAGACCGTTTTATTCTGTCGTTTAATTTAAACTTACCCAACTCAGACTTTGAGCTGTTTAAACGAGCAATAAAAGAATTCGGAATTACCGAGTTACAAAGTGGAGCCCAATATTTAAGACTGTTTTACGTTTTGAAATATGACGCTCTATCTAACAATTTCCATCAACAGTTTGAAAATGATTTTAGCGAAAGGCTGATAGAGAAATATATTGCGATTTTTCAGCTGCACAAAGATTACACTGGCAGTATGGAGCAAAAGGCTAAACTCAAAACATTTTACCGTGATACCTTAATTTCCGCTATCAGAAACTACATCAATCGAAATGCTCCTAAGCTAGGTAAAAAGTATTTTTTGCTTTCTGATTTTGGCGATTACCAAATTGCGGCTCCAGCTGAATTGTCGATGGATGCAGCGGCAATCCAACAAAATACAACCACAAGTAGTGCGTTTTTTAACGCTAGGCTAAAGCTAAAAAACAAGCAATTTTGCTTGCCGATTAATATAAATCTTCTTGAGTTACTTATAAATATCAATAGCGGATATCGGCCCAATAAGCATGATAAAAACTCGGTGATTTTACTAGATGAGTTAGCAAACGAAGTAGTACAGGCCGCAAAAGCCTCAGACGAGTTAGTGATAACGGGTGAAGGGAATAGATACCAACTAGACCTAGAAGATGATGAAATCATGGTGAGTGAGGGATAATTTATGCCGCTACAGAATACGTTGATGCCAAAAAACAATAGTGCAGCCAGCTTTTTTCCTGTCTCAGCAAATAGCTCCAATAATAAATATGAATGGGACACTACGGTTGGCTTCTTTATAAAGTCTCTACATGCTATTGATCTAGTTAAAGAAGTAAAGGATCTCGACCATTTCAAAGAGCTTTGCAAAGCGCAAATGGCAAACTCATTGGATGGCGACCCGTTTTGGCATGTTATAGAAAAAATGTACTTCGATAATGGCCAAGTGCTTAAAATTGCACCTGAAATGCAAGCGTTAAAGGTGTTAAATCCGGCTGAGAGTAGTGCTGGTGATGAGCGCTTAACTTCAATGTTTGTGAACTTAATGGATGGTTTAGAGCTAGAAATTAATCCGAAAAGTAATCTGAACTTTTTGGAGAAAAAAATAAAAACGATATTTGACTCTCCATTTGTAACCAAACCTAGCCAAAAAATGAAGAAGGGGAATAACCCCTATATTCCCGAATTAGCTCAACAGTTTCAAAAAGACCTAAAATTTTTAGTTCGTTATCCTGAACAGTTTCAGCAAAGCATAAAGTCATTTTTGAAGCTGTATGGTTTTTTATATACAGCACAGCTGTCTCTGAATATCAAAGGCTGGGAGCAGGCTCCGGCAATTAAGCCTTGCTACTTTATACTCGACAGCGAAAAAGCGAGTAAGGAACGTACAAAGATCCAGTTGCATGGTCTCAAGCAGGTTGTGGAGTCGAGCTATGCGTTATTTCCGTTGCTGTCACTTAATGAAAGCTTACAAGACACTAAACACTCAACTTTACCCTTATGGCTGCTTTATCAGGAATTAGATGACCAAGATATTGATAAACTTAACCAATATGCGCACGAATTCCATGAAAACCGAAAGTTAACTAGTGAGTTAACGCCAGCCACAACCGTTAAACAGGCAA
Encoded proteins:
- a CDS encoding glycerophosphodiester phosphodiesterase family protein, with product MNKISVCSTLLAALLLSACDDDSVEVVQVEKPVITTETEIKVVEVPVIVEVPAGSASAMQVGTRPNFLIQDMEGSALKTKLEQCANGPFYKTDFSIGHRGAPMQFPEHTKESYIAAAKMGAGILECDVAFTKDKELVCRHSQCDLHTTTNILATYLGQKCTTPFVPGDPENGIAAQAMCCTSDITLAEFKTLKGKMDAANSMATTVEEYMDGTANWRTDLYSSRGTLMTHAQSIELFKSLGVKMTPELKTPSVAMPFDGFTQKAYAQKMIDEYKAANVDPKNVWAQSFNRDDVVYWIKENPEFGAQAVYLDDRYEAQAADNETMVSAEQIVHNPELLSPTMEELAADGVNIIAPPLWMLLTEEGGEIVPSPYAKAAKAAGLGIITWTLERSGHLASGGGWYYQSINGSLYGETMIDNDGDTFKVLDVLAKEVGVLGVFSDWPATTTYYASCMGMPASI
- a CDS encoding methyl-accepting chemotaxis protein, with product MKLNSIRILMTTIFGGIVVFVVIVTLLVVNMYNALLDFEQMADNRYKAYQLADELRQSSDDLTRLGRTYAVTGNDKYEKMYMDVLAIRNGEKARPEGYHKIYWDLVLNYGEKPKPDGQREVLLDAMKAAGFSQKELNYLSEAQANSDGLVALEVEAMNAVKGKFKDSAGNYTIQGEPDLTKAVNLTHSDDYHRYKANIMKPVESFFTELENRTKQNVIQAHSAVESYVFWAMVMLVITVCFSLFGVYLVRRRIVKPIELLGRTFEEIGSSNDLRKTVDESGATEIQVVANIVNRMLNSFKNTVTNIGSAGGAMSKSSKEVAHFIRSNKEIGEEQNARLETIATAAEEMTATLNEVTSSTVSTADYANQVELEAQRGMEVMSQTSQQFTELSARFDRTANIISELTEQSDQVSNVVSVIQAIAEQTNLLALNAAIEAARAGEQGRGFAVVADEVRTLAQRTQKSTEEIRDIINQLQTKAGSANTAIQQSQHQVQATEEQVMVSSEVLDSIFEAVSKIKDLTQGVATASQEQLSVTEDINTNINGLSDISKEAIKRMNEFMAIVEQLEQTSHRLNDNAREFTV
- a CDS encoding TonB-dependent receptor domain-containing protein, yielding MINTPFKRGVLSALVLSALSPVAFADSIKAQPDMEHIVVTATGFEQKIPEAPASISVITAEDIQAQSYTTLLDAVKYQEGVDIGTTRDKTGQGSVSMRGLTGEYTLLLIDGKRQNNHGDIYPNNFGGNAFNHIPPKSAIERIEVIRGPASTLYGADAMGGVINIITKKSVDEWTGSIDFGRSLQTNDQFGDDITTDFSIYGPLVKGLLNFSARGSIYERQASNPEFSPAVDPNGELHHRELGFGRGGKTVDNTNTQLGATFVFTPNDNHTVTFDYDISNQEYDNTPNYDVESGKITYPLGTKDNIESIWQTRRGKVNPRAGYAADQEFDRSWWSLTHQGTFDDIETFVSLAFVDTDNNGRTMPLSVAERKLLQAMYDGSGKYADMEEAERKALAESTFLPRPKRTLNSNQYTLDARVDIPVDDLLGDHVFVVGGQWVDGELQDGVFGMESGVDQGVQEHQMYSLFVEDNWHLSDPLTVTVGVRHDNHDVFGSQLSPRLYGVYELSDDWTVKGGISTGYKTPQTTDLYNGITGFGGQGTSPFAGNPDLEPETSVNNEVALYWTHPTENHNFNITYFSTEFDDKIARGDTIKSCSATNGAKPCVNLGVYDELGYDTYSQKINIDKVEIQGIELAGRYQFTDAVSLYANYTWTDSKQKSGPQEGQPLTNTAEHMANATVNWQVTDEFSLTLNAEMRSDRYRGWDNNLDKAMYYKNYNLLHLGAKYTFNDNVTVFARINNLLDEDFTSYSTDYNDLNGDGKYEYLSGRGVVSEVVFSDDYNVKDKARNIWFGVNVTF
- the dgt gene encoding dGTPase, which produces MHFKNKITNERSYNTGGSEASSLESDRGRIINSAALRRLQQKTQVFPLERNAAVRSRLTHSLEVQQNGRYIAKKIVDALVQQGRQDLLQYEDKNGQQVDLSECLVTLSEMACLMHDIGNPAFGHFGEAAINDWFKRYLNQHQQFAKSARAALRYGSKESKASDLAVLNQEMELLLDICSFEGNAQAIRVIHTLSRLNLTYSQCATVMKYTRCATTPKSTVAIDKSYLQKKAGYYFSESDFVSELCDKLQIQVGNRHPVTYIMEAADDIAYCLADMEDAVEKGIISVDELTGCLIEEYQNIAAGFGITDDKLLELMSKKLHYANDKASKHMANFDNEFFIWLRVGLLHPLAEHAKTRFIDNIDAIYQGSFNASLLEDNSHLHAIVKSLKTVAANKVFSNKEVEQLELQGYKITSSILNEYQRVLDLHADEFNAALNSDHDFAIESRLINRISKKYVAVYRETVAQLSEAEQAEPIFEFYYRCRLIQDFISGMTDQFAYDTYRALTALD
- the dptF gene encoding DNA phosphorothioation-dependent restriction protein DptF encodes the protein MRLKEALSVLSKSSAYAVSTERNNQNQTLLDEVKADLYVKMPIEAEVQKIISSFGANDKKVLFLCGSSGDGKSELLTKIKREKKFSNGVRFHLDATHSFDPRGTAIDTLDTVFSDFDIGCYPLVVGINTGMIGNYAEEGSNEHIKGALQAYIANKKTVSNDIFFVSFEDYPKFEINEQEFTSEFAKNILARITNQDCVIWQLVEKEKQLNSLNSDKLLANYNLLCQESVQQVIIDLLFKARLMRDQFLTARALLDFIHELLLGESYLFDNLFAGGTNELANKIEHFDPANLRTKQIDRFILSFNLNLPNSDFELFKRAIKEFGITELQSGAQYLRLFYVLKYDALSNNFHQQFENDFSERLIEKYIAIFQLHKDYTGSMEQKAKLKTFYRDTLISAIRNYINRNAPKLGKKYFLLSDFGDYQIAAPAELSMDAAAIQQNTTTSSAFFNARLKLKNKQFCLPININLLELLININSGYRPNKHDKNSVILLDELANEVVQAAKASDELVITGEGNRYQLDLEDDEIMVSEG
- the dptG gene encoding DNA phosphorothioation-dependent restriction protein DptG is translated as MPLQNTLMPKNNSAASFFPVSANSSNNKYEWDTTVGFFIKSLHAIDLVKEVKDLDHFKELCKAQMANSLDGDPFWHVIEKMYFDNGQVLKIAPEMQALKVLNPAESSAGDERLTSMFVNLMDGLELEINPKSNLNFLEKKIKTIFDSPFVTKPSQKMKKGNNPYIPELAQQFQKDLKFLVRYPEQFQQSIKSFLKLYGFLYTAQLSLNIKGWEQAPAIKPCYFILDSEKASKERTKIQLHGLKQVVESSYALFPLLSLNESLQDTKHSTLPLWLLYQELDDQDIDKLNQYAHEFHENRKLTSELTPATTVKQAIENLIRLFTEQFKKGSSREAAFTKFVSATRETFIKPFEQGRGRAGSYLVLNQDYLLLITNLAIGERDRLRLHELLLEFQKRGIFFDKSSEECLIELFERMGNVERMSDSGDAVYVKKTI